From Chryseobacterium shandongense, the proteins below share one genomic window:
- a CDS encoding tetratricopeptide repeat protein, producing the protein MKKLILGMAIVASAFVFGQKGDVNAQLQEANKTAMDAYNAKNYAVAAPKFMEVYNLLKTSGQDNKVYMYYAGLNYALANDYPQATKIYTDLINSGYTGVETTYTAKDNKTGQVASYDQKTWELLKKTSSKDYSDFKTEQSPSVESDLYETLTQILLNDKKNDEALVIIEKGLAKFPNNAKLKEYQGTALYASGKTDQFMQNLKDQLAKNPNDATNWYNLGVVQSKNPATVNEAITSFQKAIELKPDFANAYQNLVYAVIGNDEKAVNEINALRKTKPDEATTLIEARKERFNKSVPYAEKWVQALPNDLTAVQTLKDIYNTTKNTAKANEMKAKEAELMAKQPK; encoded by the coding sequence ATGAAAAAGCTAATTTTAGGGATGGCTATCGTAGCATCTGCTTTTGTTTTTGGACAAAAAGGAGATGTGAACGCTCAGCTACAAGAAGCTAACAAAACAGCGATGGATGCATATAATGCTAAAAATTATGCTGTGGCGGCTCCTAAGTTTATGGAAGTTTACAACTTGCTTAAAACGAGTGGACAGGACAATAAAGTATATATGTATTATGCAGGTCTTAATTATGCTTTGGCAAATGATTATCCGCAGGCTACAAAAATATATACCGATCTTATCAACTCAGGTTATACAGGTGTTGAGACAACCTATACTGCAAAAGATAACAAAACAGGACAGGTTGCTAGTTATGATCAGAAGACATGGGAATTACTAAAAAAGACTTCGTCTAAGGATTATTCTGATTTCAAAACAGAACAATCTCCAAGTGTTGAGTCAGACCTTTATGAAACTTTAACCCAGATTTTGCTCAACGATAAGAAAAATGACGAAGCTTTGGTTATTATTGAAAAAGGGTTGGCAAAATTTCCAAACAATGCTAAATTAAAAGAATATCAGGGAACTGCGCTATATGCATCAGGAAAGACAGATCAGTTTATGCAGAATCTGAAGGATCAATTAGCAAAAAATCCAAATGATGCTACCAATTGGTATAATCTTGGAGTTGTTCAGTCAAAAAATCCTGCAACGGTAAATGAAGCGATTACTTCTTTCCAGAAGGCAATTGAATTAAAACCTGACTTTGCTAATGCTTATCAAAATCTTGTATATGCAGTAATCGGTAATGATGAAAAAGCAGTGAATGAAATCAATGCTTTAAGAAAAACAAAACCAGACGAAGCTACAACGCTTATTGAAGCAAGAAAAGAAAGATTTAACAAATCAGTACCATACGCTGAAAAATGGGTTCAGGCATTGCCAAATGATCTTACTGCGGTACAAACCCTTAAGGACATTTACAATACCACCAAGAATACAGCAAAAGCTAATGAAATGAAAGCTAAGGAAGCTGAACTTATGGCAAAACAACCAAAATAA
- the gyrA gene encoding DNA gyrase subunit A, with product MQKEGERLIPINIVDEMKSSYIDYSMSVIVSRALPDVRDGLKPVHRRVLYGMYGLGVFSNRKYLKSARIVGDVLGKYHPHGDSSVYDAMVRMAQDWSLRYPQVDGQGNFGSMDGDPPAAMRYTEARLKKISDEVLSDLDKETVDFQNNFDDSLKEPTVLPSKIPNLLVNGTSGIAVGMATNMAPHNLSESVDAICAYIDNREITIDELMQHIIAPDFPTGGIIYGYDGVKDAFHTGRGRVVLRAKVAFEEIGNRNAIIVNEVPYQVNKAEMIARTAELVKEEKIPGIYEIRDESDRRGLRIVYELKNDAIPNVVLNLLYKYTSLQTSFSVNNIALVHGRPEQLNLKDIIHHFVEHRHEVIVRRTQFELRKAKERAHILEGFMKVIGTQDSLDKAISIIRHSANPQAAKEGLIEAFELSEIQAQAILDLRLARLTGMELDKIRDEYDTIMKEIADLEDILANEPRRFQIIKDELIEVKEKYGDDRRTEIDYSGGEMSIEDIIPNESVVLTISHAGYIKRTSLSEYKVQSRGGVGNKAATTRDSDFLEYIVSATNHQYMLFFTEKGRCYWLRVFEIPEGSKTAKGRAVQNLINIEPDDKIKAYIRTNNLKDSEYVNQMSVVMVTKNGTIKKTSLEAYSRPRVNGVNAIEIRDNDQLLGAYLTNGTSQIMIATKNGKCIRFPEEKVREVGRGSIGVRGITMEDDDEVIGMIVVNDVEKETVLVVSEKGYGKRTAVEDYRITNRGGKGVITLNITEKTGNLIAIQNVTDEDGLMIINKSGVAIRMGMDEMRVMGRNTQGVRMINLKKNDEIAAIAKVEMDKEVEDSEENEEIEGTVADNHENDTEAPQTDNTAEENENSDSEE from the coding sequence ATGCAAAAAGAAGGAGAAAGACTGATTCCCATCAACATTGTTGATGAAATGAAGTCGTCTTATATCGATTATTCGATGTCTGTTATCGTATCAAGGGCGTTACCTGATGTAAGAGACGGCTTGAAACCCGTTCATAGAAGAGTACTTTACGGTATGTATGGATTAGGGGTTTTTTCTAATAGAAAATATTTAAAATCTGCTAGAATTGTTGGAGACGTTTTAGGTAAATACCACCCTCACGGAGATTCTTCTGTATACGATGCAATGGTGAGAATGGCTCAGGACTGGAGCCTTCGTTATCCTCAGGTAGACGGGCAGGGTAACTTTGGTTCAATGGATGGCGATCCGCCAGCGGCAATGCGTTACACCGAAGCAAGATTAAAAAAGATTTCTGATGAAGTACTTTCAGACTTAGACAAAGAAACGGTAGATTTCCAGAATAACTTTGACGACAGCTTAAAGGAACCAACGGTTTTACCTTCTAAAATCCCCAATCTCTTAGTAAACGGAACTTCCGGTATTGCTGTAGGGATGGCTACCAACATGGCTCCGCACAACTTATCAGAATCGGTAGATGCCATCTGTGCTTATATTGACAACAGAGAAATCACTATTGATGAATTGATGCAGCATATTATCGCTCCGGATTTTCCTACTGGAGGGATCATTTACGGATACGACGGAGTAAAAGACGCATTCCACACAGGAAGAGGAAGAGTCGTTCTTCGTGCTAAAGTTGCTTTTGAAGAAATAGGAAACAGAAATGCAATCATTGTAAATGAAGTCCCTTATCAGGTAAACAAGGCCGAAATGATTGCCAGAACGGCAGAACTCGTTAAAGAGGAAAAAATTCCAGGAATTTATGAAATCAGAGACGAATCAGACAGAAGAGGACTTCGTATTGTTTATGAACTGAAAAATGATGCGATTCCTAATGTTGTTTTAAATTTATTATATAAATATACTTCGCTTCAGACTTCTTTCAGCGTTAACAATATTGCGTTGGTACACGGAAGACCTGAGCAGCTGAACCTGAAAGACATCATCCACCATTTCGTGGAGCACCGTCATGAAGTTATTGTTAGAAGAACCCAATTTGAGCTTAGAAAAGCAAAGGAAAGAGCTCATATTCTGGAAGGTTTTATGAAGGTGATCGGAACGCAGGATTCATTAGACAAAGCCATTTCAATTATCCGTCATTCTGCCAATCCACAAGCGGCGAAAGAAGGATTGATCGAAGCATTCGAGCTATCTGAAATTCAGGCTCAGGCCATCCTTGATCTTCGTCTTGCCCGTCTTACAGGAATGGAACTTGACAAAATCCGCGACGAGTATGATACGATCATGAAAGAAATTGCTGATTTGGAAGACATCCTGGCTAATGAACCAAGAAGATTCCAGATCATCAAAGATGAATTAATCGAAGTTAAAGAAAAATACGGCGACGATAGAAGAACGGAAATCGACTATTCGGGAGGTGAAATGTCTATTGAAGATATTATTCCGAACGAATCCGTAGTTCTTACCATTTCGCATGCGGGATATATCAAGAGAACATCGCTTTCCGAATACAAGGTACAAAGCAGGGGAGGTGTTGGAAACAAAGCAGCAACAACAAGAGATTCTGATTTCCTTGAATATATCGTTTCTGCAACCAACCACCAGTACATGCTTTTCTTTACGGAAAAAGGAAGATGTTATTGGTTAAGAGTATTTGAAATTCCTGAAGGTTCAAAAACAGCAAAAGGAAGAGCAGTCCAGAATTTGATCAACATTGAACCGGATGACAAAATTAAAGCATACATTAGAACCAATAATCTTAAAGATTCTGAATATGTAAACCAAATGAGCGTGGTAATGGTTACTAAAAACGGAACCATTAAGAAAACTTCGTTGGAGGCATATTCAAGACCAAGGGTTAACGGGGTTAATGCCATCGAAATTCGTGATAACGACCAGTTATTAGGAGCATATCTTACCAACGGTACATCTCAGATTATGATTGCCACGAAAAACGGTAAGTGTATCCGTTTCCCGGAAGAAAAAGTGAGAGAAGTAGGAAGAGGGTCTATCGGGGTACGCGGAATAACAATGGAAGACGATGATGAAGTAATCGGAATGATCGTTGTAAATGATGTAGAAAAAGAAACCGTTCTCGTAGTGTCTGAAAAAGGATATGGTAAAAGAACTGCCGTGGAAGATTACAGAATTACCAACAGAGGTGGAAAAGGAGTTATTACTCTTAACATTACTGAGAAAACAGGAAATCTTATCGCTATCCAGAACGTTACGGATGAAGACGGCCTGATGATCATCAACAAATCCGGAGTTGCCATAAGAATGGGAATGGACGAGATGAGAGTAATGGGAAGAAATACTCAGGGTGTACGAATGATTAACCTTAAGAAAAACGATGAGATCGCTGCCATTGCAAAAGTAGAAATGGACAAGGAAGTAGAAGATTCTGAAGAAAACGAAGAAATAGAAGGAACTGTAGCTGATAACCACGAAAACGATACAGAAGCACCTCAGACAGATAATACTGCAGAGGAAAATGAGAATTCTGATTCGGAAGAATAA
- a CDS encoding DUF4286 family protein: MSVLSITFHCTKNNLENWENYMNETLIAMTENLLDVNKYILSEVHSDYIEEGKNYNLLLVFDNDNLREDFVKSELQNIAERVEAEFGTEVMIFNTLLNPKKTRF; the protein is encoded by the coding sequence ATGAGTGTATTAAGTATAACTTTCCACTGTACGAAAAACAATCTGGAAAATTGGGAAAATTATATGAACGAAACATTGATCGCAATGACTGAAAATTTACTGGATGTCAATAAATATATTCTTTCGGAAGTACATAGCGACTACATCGAAGAAGGAAAAAATTACAATCTTTTACTTGTTTTTGACAATGATAATCTGAGAGAAGATTTTGTAAAAAGTGAGCTGCAGAATATCGCAGAACGTGTGGAAGCGGAATTCGGAACAGAAGTGATGATTTTTAATACGCTTCTCAATCCAAAAAAGACAAGATTTTAA
- a CDS encoding DUF421 domain-containing protein, protein MNPIFDVVIRSLCVYLFMVIAIRLFGKNQLSQLNAGDVVLLLLISNAVQNAMVGENTSLQGGLVAALVLFVANFIVKRLMFSNKKFSTFLEDDPVILVKDGKVDQEALNKVKITRDELDEAVREHGVDGIKNVKLSVLEVDGNISVISEDEESKQTHYTRIKRKYKRKYH, encoded by the coding sequence GTGAATCCCATTTTTGATGTTGTAATCCGCTCACTTTGTGTTTATCTGTTTATGGTGATTGCCATCCGCCTTTTCGGTAAAAATCAGCTTTCACAACTTAATGCAGGAGACGTTGTTTTGTTATTGCTTATTTCCAATGCGGTACAGAATGCAATGGTGGGCGAAAACACATCGTTGCAGGGAGGTCTTGTAGCTGCACTTGTTCTTTTTGTTGCGAATTTTATTGTTAAAAGATTAATGTTTTCCAATAAAAAGTTCAGCACTTTTCTGGAAGATGATCCTGTAATTTTGGTGAAAGACGGAAAGGTTGATCAGGAAGCTTTAAATAAAGTGAAAATAACGAGAGATGAACTTGATGAAGCTGTACGGGAACACGGTGTAGACGGAATAAAAAATGTTAAATTATCCGTTCTAGAGGTGGATGGAAATATCAGCGTTATATCTGAAGATGAAGAAAGTAAACAAACCCACTACACAAGAATAAAACGTAAATATAAACGCAAATATCATTAA
- a CDS encoding bacteriocin-like protein, whose amino-acid sequence MKNLKKLSKTELKSVYGGKPREYCVYCERLNKTVCSTVPIAQCP is encoded by the coding sequence ATGAAAAATTTAAAGAAACTATCAAAGACAGAACTAAAATCAGTGTACGGTGGAAAGCCTAGAGAATATTGCGTTTACTGCGAAAGACTAAATAAAACGGTTTGCAGCACTGTTCCTATCGCACAATGTCCTTAA
- a CDS encoding carbohydrate kinase family protein, whose protein sequence is MVNKQPNVVCFGEVLWDIFPEGSRAGGAPFNVAYNVHKMGIDVEVISRIGEDDLGEKLQEQISKWGISTELIQIDKNHPTSTVIAKIDEHNEANYEIINNVAWDYIDYIPEYNDLVSNAAAFVFGSLSSRNEKTRNTLFRLLDAAKLRIFDVNFRPPFIDKELIKTLLYKADIVKINKSELHQISQLTDLIYQTEDEVVKAIQQSFGITEIILTKGSEGATYFVDDKSYAIPAVPITVKDTVGSGDAFLSGFISKRIFNKNPQEVLTNAISLGAFITSKAGACPNYSYSEFEEFKIKNPL, encoded by the coding sequence ATGGTAAATAAACAACCTAATGTAGTATGTTTCGGTGAAGTATTGTGGGATATTTTCCCTGAAGGTTCAAGAGCGGGAGGAGCACCTTTTAATGTAGCATATAATGTTCATAAAATGGGTATTGATGTAGAGGTCATCAGCCGAATCGGAGAGGATGATCTGGGAGAAAAACTACAGGAGCAAATCAGTAAATGGGGAATTTCAACTGAACTTATTCAGATTGATAAAAATCATCCGACAAGTACGGTAATAGCAAAAATTGATGAACATAATGAAGCAAATTACGAAATCATTAATAATGTAGCCTGGGATTATATTGATTATATTCCTGAATATAATGATTTGGTATCCAATGCGGCAGCCTTCGTTTTTGGAAGTCTTTCTTCAAGAAATGAAAAAACAAGAAATACATTATTCAGACTTCTTGATGCGGCAAAACTGAGGATCTTTGATGTTAATTTCAGACCTCCCTTCATTGATAAAGAACTCATTAAAACACTTTTATACAAAGCCGACATTGTTAAAATAAATAAATCTGAGCTGCACCAAATCAGCCAACTTACGGATCTGATATATCAGACCGAAGACGAAGTTGTGAAAGCTATTCAGCAAAGTTTTGGTATTACTGAAATTATACTGACCAAAGGAAGCGAAGGTGCTACTTATTTTGTAGATGATAAGAGTTATGCAATTCCTGCAGTTCCAATTACAGTAAAAGACACTGTAGGAAGCGGAGATGCTTTTCTTTCTGGGTTTATTTCAAAAAGAATTTTTAATAAAAATCCTCAAGAAGTACTTACAAATGCAATTTCTTTGGGTGCATTTATTACCTCTAAAGCAGGAGCATGTCCGAATTACAGCTATTCTGAATTTGAAGAGTTTAAGATTAAAAATCCTCTTTAA
- a CDS encoding LacI family DNA-binding transcriptional regulator, with protein MKRASIKDIARIAGVSVATVSYVLNKKEGSRISEATRDKILEVAKNINYTPNKIAKSLKMSKSKLIGLIVADISNDFYSNIARSIEDEAMKTGYTLLIGSCDENPEKFGKLTELFSEQQVDGMILAPVADSDDTINRLIREEYPIVTIDRYLKNIDLPGVMINNFEISEQICEHLLMKKFDELIYVGYDTELPHLLDRQDGFDKRAENSNVTTKRILTGIHNITDEIHQQLKKKLDLSKKTAIYFSSNKLGIAGLRYLIDNNIKVPEDVSVVAFDETEAYYLFPTEVSFVRQPLEEMARESVKLLDSQIINYTKEGKRATFNAEFVKRNSVI; from the coding sequence ATGAAGCGAGCTTCTATTAAAGATATAGCAAGAATTGCAGGAGTTTCAGTAGCAACGGTATCTTATGTTCTTAACAAAAAAGAAGGAAGCCGGATTAGCGAAGCAACCCGGGATAAAATATTGGAAGTTGCAAAAAATATCAACTATACCCCAAATAAGATTGCCAAAAGTCTCAAAATGAGTAAAAGCAAGCTGATCGGCCTTATTGTGGCAGATATTTCTAATGACTTTTATTCTAATATCGCAAGAAGTATTGAAGATGAAGCCATGAAGACGGGATATACGTTACTCATCGGCAGCTGTGACGAAAATCCTGAAAAATTTGGAAAACTTACCGAACTTTTTTCAGAACAGCAGGTAGACGGGATGATTTTGGCACCTGTAGCGGATTCCGATGATACTATTAACCGGCTAATCCGCGAAGAGTATCCTATTGTTACCATTGACAGATATCTTAAGAACATTGATCTTCCAGGCGTTATGATCAATAATTTTGAAATTTCTGAACAAATCTGTGAACATCTGCTCATGAAAAAATTTGATGAGCTTATTTATGTAGGTTACGATACAGAATTGCCACATTTACTTGACAGACAGGATGGCTTTGATAAACGAGCGGAAAATTCTAATGTTACTACCAAGAGGATTTTAACAGGAATTCATAATATCACGGATGAAATTCACCAACAGCTAAAGAAAAAACTTGATCTTTCTAAAAAAACGGCTATTTATTTTTCAAGCAACAAACTGGGTATCGCCGGATTACGGTATCTTATCGATAACAACATTAAAGTTCCTGAAGATGTTTCAGTAGTTGCATTTGATGAGACGGAGGCTTATTATCTTTTTCCAACTGAAGTAAGTTTTGTTCGCCAACCTCTGGAGGAAATGGCCCGAGAGTCGGTGAAGCTTCTTGACAGCCAGATCATAAATTACACTAAAGAAGGTAAAAGAGCAACATTTAATGCAGAATTTGTCAAACGAAATTCGGTGATCTAA
- a CDS encoding NUDIX domain-containing protein gives MIDKINIRVYACAIKDKKVLTLFEEYAGEPLMKFPGGGLEFGEGLIECLHREFDEELNVKIEIVEHFYTQENFLVSRFRENEQLLTIYYLVNITNEEDFLILDPCIEKTEWIDIDRPDNPFILPIDKIVFDKLKEKFL, from the coding sequence ATGATAGACAAGATAAACATTAGGGTTTATGCCTGTGCAATAAAGGATAAAAAAGTTTTAACTTTATTTGAGGAATATGCGGGTGAACCTTTAATGAAATTTCCTGGTGGCGGACTAGAATTTGGTGAAGGGCTTATAGAGTGTTTACACCGAGAGTTTGATGAAGAACTGAATGTTAAAATTGAAATTGTAGAACATTTCTACACGCAGGAAAATTTTCTCGTTTCACGTTTTAGAGAGAATGAACAGTTACTCACGATTTATTACCTCGTGAATATTACCAACGAAGAAGATTTTCTGATTTTGGATCCATGCATTGAAAAAACAGAATGGATAGATATAGACAGACCAGATAATCCATTTATTCTTCCAATTGATAAAATTGTTTTTGATAAACTGAAAGAAAAATTCCTGTAA
- a CDS encoding DUF4294 domain-containing protein yields MKFSKIICLYLFFFGVSVFGQRDSVIAKPLSQYPQELLKVDEFGNKYFYDERQKAKIYEINGETVVVMDELVLLNKPRFNNQLDRNYYYFLNKKLYRVYPLFLTALQQYRDIQGEMNNMDSKAKRKYIKDRQNMLADQYEKQLRDLTTTEGQIFAKLMNRATGKNVYEIIRELRGGWSAFWWNVKGKMADIDLKEKYDPHANRTDEYLESLLQSNWNSGYLQPYPGAANFKVYK; encoded by the coding sequence ATGAAATTTAGCAAGATTATTTGTCTTTATCTTTTCTTTTTTGGGGTGAGTGTTTTCGGGCAGCGTGACTCCGTTATTGCAAAACCGTTAAGTCAATATCCTCAGGAACTTTTAAAGGTAGACGAATTTGGAAATAAATATTTTTATGATGAAAGGCAGAAGGCGAAGATCTACGAGATCAATGGTGAAACGGTAGTGGTGATGGATGAACTTGTCTTGCTTAATAAGCCCAGATTCAATAATCAGTTAGACAGAAACTATTATTATTTTCTCAATAAAAAATTATACAGGGTTTATCCTTTGTTTTTAACAGCATTACAGCAGTACAGAGATATTCAGGGCGAGATGAATAATATGGACAGCAAGGCGAAAAGAAAATATATTAAGGACCGACAGAACATGCTTGCCGACCAGTATGAAAAACAGCTTAGAGATCTTACAACAACTGAAGGACAAATATTTGCAAAGCTCATGAATAGAGCTACCGGAAAGAATGTGTATGAAATCATAAGAGAATTGAGAGGAGGTTGGAGTGCTTTCTGGTGGAATGTAAAAGGTAAAATGGCAGACATCGATCTTAAAGAAAAATATGATCCTCATGCCAACAGAACAGACGAATACCTTGAATCGCTGCTTCAGTCCAACTGGAATTCCGGCTACCTGCAGCCTTATCCCGGGGCGGCAAATTTCAAAGTCTACAAATAA